The following proteins are co-located in the Actinomycetota bacterium genome:
- a CDS encoding PspC domain-containing protein, which produces MATRCRPAGQEGPIGTTASPERTPVGNRSTTGPPRHLRGRLSFGLRRSRTDRIAAGVAAGMGDRLGVDHVVVRLAFVVLAFAGGVGVLVYLVLWAFSPEASDDSEARPAATRVQDVERLVAFAFVVGGALLLLRQAGVWFGDAVVWPVALGAFGSALIWTRADDAGRARFARVASRARYPVEGVLTGRMSRSRILLGSLLIAGGMAAFLAANNALVAFRNVVFAVVVTVTGLGLILGPWVWRMGRQLAEERRQRIRSEERAEMAAHLHDSVLQSLALIQRASTPQEMVTLARGQERELRAWLYGRSGPSAHDLLSTAIEEMAGRVERLHHVKVEAVVVGDCRVDEGVQGLVQSTGEAVMNAAKHAGVDTVSVYVEVEEDQVSAFVRDQGKGFVPAAVPRDRRGIAESIEGRMERAGGTAIVDSAPGEGTEVTLRLPRKTA; this is translated from the coding sequence ATGGCGACCAGATGTCGCCCTGCCGGACAGGAGGGCCCCATCGGCACCACCGCTTCACCCGAGCGAACCCCCGTCGGGAACCGCTCCACCACCGGCCCGCCTCGCCACCTGCGCGGGCGGCTCTCGTTCGGCCTGCGCCGGAGCCGGACGGACCGCATCGCGGCCGGCGTCGCGGCCGGGATGGGCGACCGGCTCGGCGTGGACCACGTGGTGGTCCGGCTGGCGTTCGTGGTGCTCGCGTTCGCGGGCGGGGTGGGCGTCCTGGTCTACCTGGTGCTGTGGGCGTTCTCGCCGGAGGCTTCCGACGACTCCGAGGCGAGGCCGGCCGCCACCCGGGTCCAGGACGTCGAACGCCTGGTGGCGTTCGCGTTCGTGGTCGGCGGGGCCCTGCTGCTGCTCCGCCAGGCCGGGGTGTGGTTCGGAGACGCCGTGGTGTGGCCGGTGGCCCTGGGGGCGTTCGGCTCGGCCCTCATCTGGACCCGAGCCGACGACGCCGGCCGGGCCCGCTTCGCCCGGGTGGCGTCCCGGGCCCGCTATCCGGTGGAGGGCGTGCTCACCGGAAGGATGTCCCGGTCCCGCATCCTCCTGGGAAGCCTCCTCATCGCCGGCGGCATGGCCGCCTTCCTGGCCGCCAACAACGCCCTGGTCGCGTTCCGCAACGTCGTGTTCGCCGTCGTGGTCACGGTCACCGGCCTGGGCCTGATCCTGGGCCCGTGGGTGTGGCGCATGGGCCGCCAGCTGGCGGAGGAGCGCCGCCAGCGGATCCGCTCCGAGGAGCGCGCCGAGATGGCGGCACACCTACACGACTCGGTCCTCCAGAGCCTGGCCCTGATCCAGCGCGCGTCGACCCCGCAGGAGATGGTGACCCTGGCCCGGGGCCAGGAACGGGAGCTCCGGGCCTGGCTGTACGGGCGGTCCGGGCCATCGGCACACGACCTGCTGAGCACCGCGATCGAGGAGATGGCCGGCCGGGTGGAGCGACTGCACCACGTGAAGGTGGAGGCGGTGGTGGTGGGCGACTGCCGGGTCGACGAGGGCGTCCAGGGCCTGGTCCAGTCCACGGGAGAGGCCGTGATGAACGCGGCGAAGCACGCGGGCGTGGACACGGTCTCCGTCTACGTCGAGGTGGAGGAGGACCAGGTCTCCGCGTTCGTCCGGGACCAGGGGAAGGGGTTCGTGCCGGCCGCCGTGCCCCGGGATCGCCGCGGCATCGCCGAATCCATCGAGGGGCGTATGGAGCGGGCCGGAGGGACGGCGATCGTGGACTCCGCGCCCGGCGAGGGCACCGAGGTCACGCTGCGGCTTCCCAGGAAGACGGCGTGA
- a CDS encoding PspC domain-containing protein — MNGHSDTQETAGAPTPASPPPPGHSRRLYRRTDRKMIAGVAAGLADYFDIDPTLVRIGFVLLAFLGGAGVVAYGVAWLLVPPSHEVASPGENVVRRLKASPSWVALALVAVGIVLLANATGAVSAPVGWGITLVVIGVLLFRHASREPEPGPAFSYPPPFPSPETPGLSAPPPPAAVTTTAPAPPAPPGPPGPPPPPEPPARPEVRTPLWIPPSPRRRRAPRDRGLFWGTVGVTLLAVGVAALLGNAGVIDIGVGAYLALALAVLGVGLLVGTWWGRSRGLIVLSILLTPFVLLASLVNVPIRGGVGDRFFGPRVVTDVRPVYRQIAGRMVLDLSRLRLGPSPVHVDASMVAGYIEVVLPRGVNASVHAEAGAGELAVLGNDSNGLNVDARRTTGPAAGGRLELDLAVSFGRILVYRSSVGLARPAAKGG; from the coding sequence ATGAACGGCCACAGCGACACACAGGAGACCGCCGGGGCGCCCACACCGGCATCGCCTCCGCCGCCCGGGCACTCCCGGCGGCTGTACCGTCGCACCGACCGGAAGATGATCGCGGGCGTCGCCGCGGGTCTGGCCGACTACTTCGACATCGACCCCACGCTGGTGCGGATCGGCTTCGTCCTCCTGGCCTTCCTGGGCGGGGCCGGCGTCGTGGCGTATGGGGTGGCGTGGCTGCTGGTCCCGCCCAGCCACGAGGTGGCCTCGCCGGGAGAGAACGTGGTCCGGCGGCTGAAGGCGTCGCCCTCGTGGGTGGCCCTGGCCCTCGTGGCCGTCGGCATCGTCCTGCTGGCGAACGCCACCGGAGCGGTGAGCGCGCCGGTCGGATGGGGGATCACGCTGGTCGTGATCGGGGTCCTGCTGTTCCGGCACGCCTCCAGGGAGCCGGAGCCCGGCCCCGCCTTCAGCTACCCGCCGCCGTTCCCGTCGCCCGAGACACCGGGCCTCTCCGCCCCGCCGCCGCCGGCCGCCGTCACCACGACCGCGCCCGCACCTCCCGCACCCCCCGGCCCGCCGGGCCCGCCTCCGCCTCCCGAGCCGCCCGCGCGTCCCGAGGTTCGAACGCCCCTGTGGATCCCGCCGTCCCCCCGGCGAAGGCGGGCTCCGCGTGATCGGGGGCTGTTCTGGGGCACCGTCGGCGTGACGCTGCTCGCGGTGGGTGTGGCCGCCCTGCTGGGCAACGCCGGAGTCATCGACATCGGCGTGGGTGCCTACCTGGCCTTGGCTCTCGCCGTGCTGGGAGTGGGCCTGCTGGTGGGGACGTGGTGGGGGCGTTCCCGGGGCTTGATCGTGCTGTCCATCCTGCTGACGCCGTTCGTACTGCTGGCGAGCCTGGTGAACGTCCCCATCCGGGGCGGCGTCGGTGACCGCTTCTTCGGGCCCCGGGTGGTCACGGATGTCCGCCCGGTGTACCGGCAGATCGCCGGGCGGATGGTCTTGGACCTGTCCCGGCTGCGCCTGGGGCCCTCGCCGGTGCACGTGGACGCGTCCATGGTGGCCGGGTACATCGAGGTGGTCCTGCCGCGGGGCGTGAACGCCTCGGTCCACGCCGAGGCCGGTGCCGGCGAGCTGGCCGTGCTGGGGAACGACTCGAACGGACTGAACGTGGACGCCCGCCGAACCACGGGGCCGGCGGCCGGCGGCCGGCTCGAGCTGGACCTCGCGGTGTCGTTCGGGCGAATCCTGGTGTACCGGTCCTCGGTCGGCCTGGCCCGACCGGCGGCGAAAGGAGGCTAG
- a CDS encoding DUF3052 domain-containing protein: MARDDAPSTKPLVDKLGVKEGQRVSVVGLDDPGFVQQVLERGADVRVGRRQVGADLMVVGVERREELPRLRTHRAFIARDGAIWVVWPKGSKAVNENDVRDAALEAGLVDVKVVSFSPTRSALKLVFRLKDR; encoded by the coding sequence ATGGCGCGTGACGACGCCCCCTCCACCAAGCCGCTCGTCGACAAGCTCGGCGTGAAGGAAGGGCAGCGGGTGTCCGTGGTCGGCCTGGACGATCCCGGATTCGTCCAGCAGGTCCTGGAGCGCGGGGCCGACGTGCGGGTGGGACGGCGCCAGGTTGGCGCCGACCTGATGGTGGTGGGCGTGGAGCGCCGCGAGGAGCTTCCCCGGCTCCGGACGCACCGTGCGTTCATCGCCAGGGACGGCGCGATCTGGGTGGTGTGGCCGAAGGGGAGCAAGGCCGTGAACGAGAACGATGTCCGCGACGCCGCCCTGGAGGCGGGGCTGGTCGACGTGAAGGTGGTGAGCTTCTCCCCCACGCGCTCCGCGCTGAAGCTGGTCTTCCGCCTGAAGGACCGGTAG
- a CDS encoding zinc-binding dehydrogenase, with the protein MALMRAAFVREHGGPEALEYGEIERPEPGPGEILVRVVACALNHLDIFVRRGMPGVRLELPHVPGGDIVGWVEESGDDQARRLVGTLVLLDPIVGRGMLGEHEWGGLAEFVVAPADNAIPLPHPTGDVVRYAALPVAYGTARRMLFHRARLRPGETVVVLGAAGGVGVACVQLAGRAGARVIACSSSEAKLARLRDLGAAETVDTAWEDFSSRVWELTDQRGADVVVDYLGRETWQGSIRCTRPEGRVVTCGATTGYEAVTDLRYVWTRELDILGSDGWTREDLERLVDDVARGQLDPVVHGVFPLSKAREAVAELEERRAFGKVVVVPDGVQPGGH; encoded by the coding sequence ATGGCCCTGATGCGCGCGGCGTTCGTGCGGGAGCACGGCGGCCCGGAGGCCCTGGAGTACGGGGAGATCGAGCGCCCCGAGCCCGGACCGGGAGAGATCCTGGTCCGGGTGGTCGCCTGCGCGCTGAACCACCTGGACATCTTCGTGCGCCGAGGGATGCCGGGCGTCCGGCTGGAGCTGCCGCACGTCCCCGGTGGCGACATCGTGGGGTGGGTGGAGGAGAGCGGCGACGACCAGGCCCGCCGGCTGGTCGGCACGCTGGTGCTGCTCGACCCCATCGTCGGACGGGGCATGCTGGGCGAGCACGAATGGGGCGGCCTGGCCGAGTTCGTCGTCGCGCCCGCCGACAACGCGATCCCGCTGCCCCATCCCACCGGTGACGTCGTGCGCTACGCGGCCCTTCCCGTCGCCTACGGGACGGCCCGGCGGATGCTGTTCCACCGGGCCCGGCTCCGGCCCGGCGAAACCGTGGTCGTGCTGGGAGCGGCCGGCGGCGTGGGGGTCGCCTGCGTCCAACTGGCCGGCCGGGCCGGTGCCCGGGTCATCGCGTGCTCGTCCTCGGAGGCGAAGCTGGCCCGGCTCCGGGACCTGGGCGCGGCGGAGACGGTGGACACCGCGTGGGAGGACTTCAGCAGCCGGGTGTGGGAGCTCACCGATCAGCGTGGCGCGGACGTTGTGGTCGACTACCTGGGGCGGGAGACCTGGCAGGGCTCGATCCGGTGCACCCGGCCGGAGGGCCGGGTGGTGACGTGCGGCGCCACCACCGGCTACGAGGCCGTCACCGACCTCCGGTACGTGTGGACCCGGGAGCTCGACATCCTTGGCTCCGACGGCTGGACCCGCGAGGACCTCGAGCGCCTGGTGGACGACGTGGCCCGCGGCCAGCTCGACCCGGTGGTCCACGGCGTCTTTCCGCTGTCGAAAGCACGGGAAGCGGTCGCCGAGCTCGAGGAACGCCGGGCCTTCGGCAAGGTCGTCGTGGTCCCCGACGGCGTCCAGCCGGGCGGTCACTGA